One Cryobacterium roopkundense genomic region harbors:
- a CDS encoding acetyl-CoA C-acetyltransferase, with protein MTAPDVVILAGSRTPQGRVNGQLSSLTAVELGAAAIAGALERAGVAPEQVDFVLMGQVLQAGCGQNPARQSSIAAGIPWNVPAMTLNKVCLSGLAAIIDAARLIRLGEADVVIAGGQESMSRAPHILAGSRQGWAYGTVSALDHAAHDGLTDAFDGLSMGLSTELANEKLGLNRLEQDDVAAKSHQRTAAAVAAGIFEGEITPLSVPQRKGDPLMLTTDEGVRAESTTDTLGKLRPAFSKDGNITAGNAAPLSDGASAIVVTSRAWAEEHGLSWLAVIEASGQVAGPDNSLHSQPANAIASALTKQGWTAADLDVVEINEAFASVVVQSSKELGVSEDKVNIHGGGIAIGHPIGASGARVALHAALELSRRAGGKAAVALCGGGGQGEALLLSR; from the coding sequence ATGACCGCACCAGACGTCGTTATTCTTGCCGGATCGCGCACCCCTCAGGGCCGCGTAAACGGCCAGCTTTCCTCACTCACCGCCGTGGAGCTGGGTGCCGCTGCGATTGCGGGCGCCCTCGAACGCGCCGGCGTGGCCCCGGAACAGGTCGACTTCGTCCTCATGGGGCAGGTGCTTCAGGCTGGCTGCGGCCAGAACCCAGCCCGCCAGAGTTCGATAGCCGCGGGCATTCCATGGAACGTTCCGGCTATGACGCTCAACAAGGTGTGCCTCTCCGGTCTCGCCGCAATCATTGACGCGGCCCGTTTGATCCGTCTCGGTGAAGCGGATGTCGTGATCGCCGGCGGCCAGGAATCGATGTCACGGGCACCGCACATTCTTGCCGGGTCACGCCAGGGCTGGGCATATGGCACGGTTTCCGCGCTCGACCACGCCGCGCACGACGGGCTGACAGATGCCTTCGACGGTCTCTCGATGGGGCTCTCAACCGAACTCGCCAACGAAAAACTCGGCTTGAACCGCCTCGAGCAGGACGATGTGGCCGCCAAATCGCACCAGCGAACGGCCGCCGCAGTTGCCGCCGGAATCTTCGAGGGCGAGATCACCCCCTTGAGCGTGCCGCAGCGCAAGGGCGACCCTCTCATGCTGACAACCGATGAGGGAGTGCGGGCGGAGAGCACCACCGACACTCTTGGCAAACTTCGTCCCGCATTCTCGAAAGACGGCAACATCACCGCCGGCAACGCGGCGCCACTGAGCGACGGCGCGAGCGCCATCGTGGTCACCAGCCGCGCCTGGGCCGAAGAGCACGGTCTCAGCTGGCTCGCCGTGATCGAGGCCTCAGGCCAGGTGGCCGGTCCCGACAACTCTCTGCACTCCCAGCCGGCGAACGCCATTGCGAGCGCGCTCACGAAGCAGGGCTGGACCGCCGCGGATCTCGACGTCGTCGAGATCAACGAGGCTTTCGCATCCGTTGTGGTGCAGTCGTCGAAGGAACTCGGGGTCTCCGAGGACAAGGTGAACATTCACGGTGGCGGCATCGCGATCGGACACCCGATCGGCGCTTCGGGCGCCCGGGTAGCCCTGCACGCGGCCCTCGAGCTATCCCGCCGTGCCGGCGGCAAGGCCGCCGTGGCGCTCTGCGGCGGCGGCGGCCAGGGTGAGGCGCTGCTGCTGTCCCGATAG
- a CDS encoding NAD(P)-binding domain-containing protein → MTQHLVVGAGHIGRPLAERLASRGDTVTIATRSGSPAAGATSLVFNASDPEAFARAAFGADTIFLCTNPPYTDWAAQWPPIFDAAMHAASVSGAGLVVMGNLYPYGPPTRPMTERSPELTTEKKGMIRRDGWAKLRAANDRGDIRAVEVRASDYFGPGVAGTAHLGDTYFHAILRSKSAHVVGKPGVAHSWSYLPDIVSTLILAADYPDAWGRVWHVPSATFSRDEIAAQLNEHDGTRGTIAAYPQWMLRGVGALNPMMREIWASSYQFRMPFVIDSAETEQMLGASATPWPEALFTTADSYRM, encoded by the coding sequence GTGACCCAGCACCTCGTGGTAGGAGCCGGCCATATCGGCCGTCCCCTGGCAGAACGCCTCGCCTCTCGCGGCGATACCGTCACGATCGCAACACGGTCGGGTTCGCCGGCAGCCGGGGCCACCTCCCTCGTGTTCAACGCGAGTGACCCGGAGGCCTTCGCCAGGGCGGCCTTCGGCGCCGACACGATATTTCTGTGCACGAATCCGCCGTATACGGACTGGGCCGCGCAGTGGCCGCCAATTTTCGACGCGGCGATGCACGCGGCATCCGTTTCGGGCGCCGGTCTCGTCGTAATGGGAAACCTCTATCCCTACGGGCCCCCGACCCGACCCATGACGGAGCGTTCCCCCGAGCTGACGACGGAGAAGAAGGGCATGATTCGCCGCGACGGCTGGGCGAAGCTGCGTGCTGCGAACGATCGCGGCGATATCCGAGCGGTCGAGGTGCGCGCGAGCGACTATTTCGGGCCTGGCGTGGCCGGCACCGCACACCTCGGCGACACGTACTTCCACGCCATCCTTCGGTCGAAGTCGGCACACGTGGTGGGCAAACCGGGCGTCGCGCACAGCTGGAGCTACCTGCCCGACATCGTGTCGACCCTGATTCTGGCCGCCGACTACCCGGATGCGTGGGGACGCGTCTGGCATGTGCCAAGCGCCACCTTCAGCCGCGATGAGATCGCTGCGCAGCTCAACGAGCATGACGGCACCCGCGGAACGATCGCCGCCTACCCGCAGTGGATGCTGCGGGGAGTGGGGGCGCTCAACCCGATGATGCGCGAGATTTGGGCGTCGAGTTACCAGTTCCGGATGCCGTTCGTGATTGACTCCGCCGAGACGGAGCAGATGCTCGGAGCTTCCGCGACTCCGTGGCCAGAGGCTCTGTTTACGACCGCCGACAGCTACCGGATGTGA
- a CDS encoding M50 family metallopeptidase codes for MEPVLLFILGVAIIVVGLALSIGLHEIGHLVPAKLFGVKVTQYMIGFGPTLWSKKKGETEYGFKALPLGGYISMIGMFPPKKDGVVHSASTGFFDTLVQEGAPEKDATSKRSNAMSTMADDARQASADTIGEGEDHRAFYRLPVYKRIIIMLGGPTMNLLIAIVMFSILLMGFGSPQTSTTVGSVSACALPATSDRQTCQPGDEAAPGAAAGLQPGDRLVSIDGTAITSWSQSTQIIREAPGTVLQLVVDRDGTEQSLTLTPKLTERFVLGADGQPTTQTEQVGFVGIGAASEMVRQPATAVMPAVGETIASTAAIIIHLPQRLVDVANAAFGPGERDPNGPMSMVGVGRVAGEIASIDTIPVESKIASMLGILGSVNIALFVFNLVPLLPLDGGHIAGALWEGIRRAFSKLFKRPEPGPVDMAKLMPLTLAVVVLLGGMSLLLMYADIVKPVNLFG; via the coding sequence GTGGAACCTGTACTGCTCTTCATACTCGGCGTAGCCATCATCGTCGTCGGCCTCGCGCTGTCTATTGGCCTGCACGAAATCGGCCACCTGGTGCCGGCCAAGCTCTTCGGCGTCAAGGTCACGCAGTACATGATCGGCTTCGGACCGACCCTCTGGTCCAAGAAGAAGGGCGAAACCGAGTACGGTTTCAAGGCCCTGCCCCTCGGCGGTTACATCTCCATGATCGGCATGTTTCCGCCGAAGAAGGACGGTGTCGTGCACAGTGCGAGCACCGGATTCTTCGACACGCTCGTGCAGGAGGGCGCTCCCGAGAAAGACGCGACGAGCAAGCGCTCCAACGCGATGTCCACCATGGCGGACGATGCCCGCCAGGCGAGCGCCGACACCATCGGCGAGGGCGAAGACCACCGCGCGTTCTACAGGCTTCCCGTTTACAAGCGCATCATCATCATGCTCGGCGGACCCACGATGAACCTTCTCATCGCCATTGTCATGTTTTCCATTCTGCTGATGGGATTCGGCAGTCCCCAGACGAGCACCACAGTCGGAAGCGTCTCTGCCTGTGCGCTGCCTGCGACAAGTGATCGCCAGACGTGCCAGCCCGGCGACGAGGCCGCGCCCGGCGCAGCGGCCGGACTCCAGCCCGGTGACCGCCTCGTGAGCATCGACGGCACCGCGATCACGAGTTGGAGCCAGTCCACACAGATCATCCGCGAGGCTCCGGGCACGGTACTTCAGCTCGTCGTAGACCGTGACGGTACCGAGCAGAGCCTGACCCTCACACCGAAGCTCACCGAGCGCTTCGTCCTGGGTGCCGACGGCCAGCCGACGACCCAGACCGAGCAGGTCGGCTTCGTCGGAATCGGCGCCGCGAGCGAAATGGTGCGCCAGCCCGCCACCGCTGTGATGCCGGCCGTCGGCGAGACCATCGCCTCCACCGCGGCTATCATCATCCACCTGCCGCAACGTCTCGTCGACGTGGCCAACGCCGCCTTCGGACCGGGCGAGCGCGACCCCAACGGGCCCATGAGCATGGTCGGAGTCGGCCGGGTCGCGGGGGAGATCGCAAGCATCGACACCATCCCGGTCGAGAGCAAGATCGCGAGCATGCTCGGCATCCTCGGTTCGGTCAACATCGCGCTGTTCGTGTTCAACCTGGTGCCGCTGCTGCCGCTTGACGGCGGCCATATCGCCGGCGCGCTCTGGGAAGGCATCCGTCGGGCCTTCTCGAAGTTGTTCAAACGGCCGGAACCGGGCCCCGTCGACATGGCCAAGCTGATGCCGCTTACCCTCGCGGTGGTTGTCCTGCTCGGCGGCATGAGCCTGCTGCTCATGTATGCCGACATCGTGAAGCCCGTCAACCTCTTCGGCTAG
- a CDS encoding serine/threonine-protein kinase produces MGVHLSTQHTVGPLGLLLADRFRLDRLVGTGGMASVYQATDMSLGRTVAVKLFRSDSMDTADPERQSGEIALLASLNHFGLVTLFDAGSAQVNGMPRTFIVMEFVDGADLRTRLAEGPIDTRDLADMGADLAEALHYVHEKGIIHRDIKPANVLLSPSGFPGRAMHAKLADFGIARLLDETRLTATGATLGTASYLSPEQALGTALGPPTDVYSLGLVLLECLTGERAYPGTAIESAMARLQRQPEIPAAVSEGWSGLLTAMTSREPADRPTASAAAVVLRTLVAENAGEAVPTAALLVDLAAETALATALLPEQADAATRLMPTDALAEPTVAGAAPRVTGDEATTVLPLGGLGPQEQPERRGRTPRAKRALLASVVIAASLIVLAIVLLNRPSAPEAVPPTYPAVDGTLGTHLQQLQESVNP; encoded by the coding sequence CTGGGGGTTCACCTGTCTACGCAACACACCGTCGGTCCGCTTGGCCTGCTCCTCGCCGACCGCTTCCGCCTCGACCGCCTCGTGGGCACCGGGGGCATGGCGTCGGTCTACCAGGCCACCGACATGTCGCTCGGCCGAACCGTGGCCGTCAAACTCTTTCGCTCCGACAGCATGGACACCGCGGACCCCGAGCGGCAGAGCGGAGAGATCGCCCTGCTCGCGAGCCTCAACCACTTCGGGCTCGTGACGCTCTTCGATGCCGGATCCGCCCAGGTCAACGGCATGCCGCGCACATTCATCGTGATGGAGTTCGTGGACGGAGCCGATCTGCGCACCCGCCTCGCCGAGGGCCCGATCGACACGCGTGACCTCGCCGACATGGGTGCAGACCTCGCGGAGGCGCTGCACTACGTGCACGAGAAAGGCATCATTCACCGGGACATCAAACCCGCAAATGTGCTGCTCTCACCCTCCGGATTCCCCGGCCGAGCCATGCACGCCAAGCTCGCCGACTTCGGTATCGCCCGGCTGCTCGATGAAACCCGGCTCACCGCCACCGGGGCAACCCTCGGCACCGCGAGTTATCTCAGCCCGGAACAGGCCCTCGGCACCGCGCTCGGACCGCCGACGGATGTCTACTCGCTCGGTCTCGTGCTGCTGGAGTGCCTCACCGGCGAGCGCGCCTACCCCGGAACCGCCATCGAATCGGCGATGGCCCGGCTGCAGCGCCAGCCCGAAATTCCCGCCGCCGTGAGCGAGGGCTGGTCTGGCCTGCTGACGGCCATGACCAGCCGCGAGCCCGCAGACCGCCCCACCGCGTCGGCGGCCGCGGTCGTTCTGCGCACCCTGGTGGCGGAAAACGCTGGCGAAGCCGTGCCGACCGCCGCGCTGCTCGTTGATCTGGCCGCCGAAACCGCCCTCGCAACGGCGCTGCTTCCCGAGCAAGCGGATGCCGCCACCCGGCTGATGCCCACCGACGCACTCGCCGAGCCCACCGTGGCCGGAGCAGCACCGCGGGTGACGGGCGACGAGGCCACGACGGTTCTGCCCCTCGGGGGTCTGGGGCCGCAGGAGCAACCCGAACGCCGGGGGCGCACGCCACGGGCAAAGCGGGCACTCCTGGCATCCGTTGTCATTGCCGCGTCCCTTATCGTGCTCGCGATCGTGCTGCTCAACCGGCCGAGCGCGCCGGAGGCTGTTCCCCCCACATACCCCGCCGTGGACGGCACCCTCGGCACACATCTGCAGCAGCTCCAGGAAAGTGTGAACCCATGA
- the dxr gene encoding 1-deoxy-D-xylulose-5-phosphate reductoisomerase, producing MRRVIILGSTGSIGTQALDVIKANPTRFEVVGLSAGRNRELLDQQAADFHVDDTALGADEAEQLVRDVDADVVLNGITGSVGLGPTLAALKAGRTLALANKESLIVGGDLVKNLAAPGQIVPVDSEHSAIAQALRSGTADEVRRLVLTASGGPFRGRTREQLTAVTPREALNHPTWDMGLVITTNSATLVNKGLEIIEAHLLFDVPYDRIDVVVHPQSLVHSMVEFIDGSTIAQASPPDMRLPISLGLDWPNRVASVGTPMDWSVAHTWTFEPLDDSAFPAVDLAKRVGRAGGSYPAVFNAANEQAVAAFHAGQIGFLAIVDTVLRVVESHEQDGPLTRESLASAETWARAAADKIIAG from the coding sequence GTGCGCAGAGTAATTATCCTCGGGTCCACCGGTTCCATCGGTACGCAGGCCCTCGACGTGATCAAGGCCAATCCGACCAGGTTTGAGGTGGTCGGCCTGTCTGCCGGACGCAACCGTGAACTGCTTGATCAACAGGCGGCTGACTTCCACGTTGATGACACCGCGCTCGGTGCCGACGAGGCCGAGCAACTGGTGCGCGACGTCGACGCCGATGTCGTGCTCAACGGCATCACCGGCTCGGTCGGCCTCGGCCCGACCCTCGCGGCGCTCAAGGCCGGGCGCACCCTCGCCCTGGCCAACAAGGAGTCACTCATCGTGGGCGGCGACCTCGTGAAGAACCTGGCGGCACCCGGGCAGATCGTGCCGGTCGACTCGGAGCACTCCGCGATCGCCCAGGCGCTGCGATCCGGTACAGCGGATGAGGTGCGGCGCCTTGTGCTCACGGCATCCGGCGGTCCGTTCCGCGGGCGCACTCGTGAGCAGCTCACCGCGGTGACGCCCAGGGAAGCGCTCAACCATCCCACCTGGGACATGGGCCTCGTGATCACTACCAACTCGGCGACGCTCGTGAACAAGGGGCTCGAGATCATCGAGGCGCACCTGCTCTTCGACGTGCCGTACGACCGCATCGACGTGGTCGTGCACCCGCAGTCGCTCGTGCATTCCATGGTGGAATTCATCGACGGATCGACAATCGCCCAGGCCTCACCACCGGACATGCGCCTCCCCATCTCGCTGGGCCTGGACTGGCCGAACCGGGTGGCCTCGGTAGGCACGCCGATGGACTGGTCGGTGGCCCACACCTGGACCTTCGAGCCCCTCGACGACTCGGCATTCCCCGCCGTTGACCTCGCCAAACGCGTGGGACGCGCCGGCGGCAGCTACCCGGCCGTCTTCAACGCCGCGAACGAGCAGGCGGTCGCGGCATTCCACGCCGGACAGATCGGCTTCCTCGCCATCGTCGACACGGTGTTGCGTGTGGTGGAATCCCACGAGCAAGACGGTCCACTCACCCGCGAATCACTCGCGAGCGCTGAGACCTGGGCGCGCGCCGCTGCCGACAAGATCATCGCGGGGTAG